The sequence CGGCCTCGACGGCGAGCAGGCCGCCGAGGCGCGCGGGACTCACCTGGTGCCAGATGCCCTGGTTCATGCCCTCGCTGAAGGCGGTGTAGACGACCAGCAGGATGGAGCCGCGGTCGACCAGGCCGAGGACCTTCTTGTGCCGGGTGATGAAGCTGCCCGCCCGTGGCCCGCCATCCCGCTCGGCGCGCTGCGCGCGGCCCCGGCCGATTTCGCAGCGGCGCAGCAGCTGCCCGGCGAGGAACGGCACCAGCAGCTGGAGCACGATCTTCACCAGCGAGTCGGCGGAGAACCCGCCGCCGCTGCCCCCGAGGAGCGCGGCCGCCAGCAGCGGGGTGAGCAGTATGCCGGCCAGGGAGGAGAAGGAGCCCGCGCAGATCGCGGCGGGCACGTTGCCGCGCGCGATCGAGGTGAACGCGATGGACGACTGGATCGTGGAGGGCACCAGCGTCAGGAAGAGCAGGCCCTGGTAGAGCGGCTGGGTCAGCAGCGTCGGCACCAGGGCGCGGGCGGCCAGGCCGAACACCGGGAACAGGACGAACGTGCAGAGCAGCACGGTGACATGGAGCCGCCAGTGCCGCAGCCCGTCCAACGCCTCCCGGGTGGACAGGCGGGCGCCGTAGAGGAGGAAGAGGAAGGCGATGGCGGCCGTCGACGCGCCCGAGGCCACGTCGGCGGCGGTTCCCCGGGCCGGCAGCAGCGCGGCCAGTCCCACGGTCCCCAGCAGCAGGACGATGTACGGGTCGATCGGCATCCAACTCGGCCAGTGCAGGCGTCTCACGGTGCTCCGATTACTCTGTGTGTGTCTGTGAGGTGTGTGCGGATGTCGCCAGTTGATCGGCAGGTGTCGCTTGCTGTCGTCTCGTTCTCGGGCCCGCGGGAGCCCCTCTCCATCGTCCCCTGCACCAGGCTGATCGGGAATCCCGTACACCACTCTGACTGTCATCATGTTCTGCGATAGGCGTCTAGGCTGGACGCCGTGTACGACCCCACGCAGCTGCGCACGTTCCTGGCCGTGGCCCAGACCTTGAGCTTCACACAGGCCGCCCGACGGCTGGGGCTGCGCCAGTCCACGGTCAGCCAGCATGTGCGCCGGCTGGAGGAGGCGACCGGACGGCAGCTGTTCAGCCGGGACACCCATTCGGTGGAGCTGAGCGAGGACGGCGAGGCGATGCTGGGCTTCGCCCGGCGGATCTTGCAGGTGCACGAGCAGGCGACGGCGTTCTTCACCGGCACCCGGGTGCGCGGCCGGCTGCGCTTCGGCGCCTCGGAGGACTTCGTCCTCACCCGGCTCCCGGAGATCCTGGAGAGCTTCCGCTACGACCACCCCGAGGTCGACCTGGAGCTGACCGTGGAGCTGTCGGGCACCCTGCACGAGCAGCTGGCCGCCGGGAAACTGGACCTGGTGCTGGCCAAGCGCCGCCCCGAGGACCCCCGCGGTGAGCTGGTCTGGCGCGACGACCTGGTGTGGATCGGCGCCGAGCGGCTGCGGCTGGACGCCGACCGGCCCGTCCCGCTGATCGTGTATCCCCCGCCCGGCATCACCCGGGCCCGCGCGCTTCAGGTGCTGGAGAGCGAGGGCCGGCCGTGGCGGATCGTGTGCACCAGCGCCAGCCTCAACGGCCTCATCGCGGCGGCCCGCGCCGGGCTCGGCGTGATGGCCCACTCCCGGCGCCTGATCCCGCCCGGCCTGTTCCGCCTGCCGGACCGTTCCGGCCTGCCCGACCTCGGCAGAATCGACTTCGTCCTGGTGCACGGCCGCCGCCGGGGCACGGCGGACGGTGCCGCGGACGCGCTGGCGGCGGCGATCCTGGCCGGCGGCGAACGCCTGCGCCGGCGAGGCGACTGAACGGCGCGGCGACCGAACGCGGAGGCGACTGAAACGGCGCGGCCACCGAACGGGCCGGTCTGCGGCCGGCCCGCAGCAGCCGGGCGCGTCCTGTCAGCGCGCCACCGGATACGTCAGGTGCTTGACCCGGCGCAGGAACGGTGTCGTCTCCACGTGCTGGACCCCCTCGAGGCGGCCGAGCGGGCCGCTGAGGTAGGCGTACAGGTCGGCGGTGCTGCGGGCGAGGGCCGTTGCGACGAGGTTGGAGGGGCCGGCCGTCGCCGAGACGTGGGCGATCGGGTCGTGCGCGGCAAGGGCCTCGCCGACGGCCGACAGGGCGGCCGGGGCCGCGGTGATCCACAGCAGGGCGGCCACGGGGTGGCCGAGGATCTCCGGCTGGTGTTCGACGTCGAGATAAATCGCACCGGAGGCCCGCAGCGCCGCCAGCCTGCGTTTGACGGAGGACTCCGAGCGGCCGGTCGCGCGCTGGAGTTCGGGGTAGGTGGCCCGGCCGTCGCGTTCCAGTACGGCCAGCAGGGGCTCGTCGCCGGGTTCGAGGCGAGCCGGACCGGGCCGCGGGCCGCAACCGGTGCCGGTGCCGGTGCCGGTGCCGGTGCCGGTGCCGGTGCCGGTGCCGGTGCCGGTGCCGGTGCCGGAGCCGGTGCCGGTGCCGGTGCCGGAGCCGGAACCGGGGCGGAGTGCGGCGATCTCGTCGTCGCCCAGCGCGCCGAACTTGCGGATCCAGCCGTCGACACCGCCGTAGAAGCGGTGCAGGACCTGGTGGGCGCGGATCTCGACCACGCTCGGGGTGCGCGGCAGTTTGCCGAGCAGCAGGTCGTCGTGGTCGCCGGGGCGGCGCGGCCGGGTCAGGAAGATCACCTCGGTGCCGCCCGAGGCGAGGCCGATCCAGGAGGTGTCGGGGCGCTTGGCGAGGGCCTCGCCGATGGCCAGGGCGTTGTCGGGGGCGCAGCGCACCCGCACCATCCACTGGTCCTGGCCCAGCCGGAAGGCGTCCCTGAGGGCGAGGACCCGCACGCCGCCGATCGCGGTGAGCCGGCGGTAGCGGCGGGCGACGGTCTGGTCGGAGACGCCGAGCACCGCGCCGATCCGGCTGAAGGAGGCCCGGCCGTCCACGTCCAGCGCCGACAGCAGGCGCAGGTCGAGTACGTCGATTGCGTCGGATTCCAGCTCCAGCACGCGATCTCCCGTCGGTTTCCGTCACTCATGGGCGACCAAGCGGTCTGATCGGCCCTGCCCCGGTCATCGTACGCAGCGACGGGAAGCCGACGGGAACGCGGACGACACGGGGAGTGGATCATGCGGAGCTGGGGGACGCTCACGGCTGTGTGCCTGGGCACGTTCATGCTGCTGCTGGATGTGACGATCGTGGTGGTGGCGCTGCCGGACATGGCCCGCTCGCTGCACGCGTCACTGGGTGATCTGCAGTGGGTGGTCGACGGATACGCGCTGGCGCTGGCCGCGCTGCTGCTGGGCGTGGGGGCCGGTGCCGACATCGTGGGGCGGCGCCGGGTGCATGTGACGGGTGTGGTGCTGTTCGCCGCGGCCAGTCTGCTGTGCGGGCTGGCG comes from Streptomyces sp. FXJ1.172 and encodes:
- a CDS encoding LysR substrate-binding domain-containing protein → MYDPTQLRTFLAVAQTLSFTQAARRLGLRQSTVSQHVRRLEEATGRQLFSRDTHSVELSEDGEAMLGFARRILQVHEQATAFFTGTRVRGRLRFGASEDFVLTRLPEILESFRYDHPEVDLELTVELSGTLHEQLAAGKLDLVLAKRRPEDPRGELVWRDDLVWIGAERLRLDADRPVPLIVYPPPGITRARALQVLESEGRPWRIVCTSASLNGLIAAARAGLGVMAHSRRLIPPGLFRLPDRSGLPDLGRIDFVLVHGRRRGTADGAADALAAAILAGGERLRRRGD
- a CDS encoding Lrp/AsnC family transcriptional regulator, which encodes MELESDAIDVLDLRLLSALDVDGRASFSRIGAVLGVSDQTVARRYRRLTAIGGVRVLALRDAFRLGQDQWMVRVRCAPDNALAIGEALAKRPDTSWIGLASGGTEVIFLTRPRRPGDHDDLLLGKLPRTPSVVEIRAHQVLHRFYGGVDGWIRKFGALGDDEIAALRPGSGSGTGTGTGSGTGTGTGTGTGTGTGTGTGTGTGCGPRPGPARLEPGDEPLLAVLERDGRATYPELQRATGRSESSVKRRLAALRASGAIYLDVEHQPEILGHPVAALLWITAAPAALSAVGEALAAHDPIAHVSATAGPSNLVATALARSTADLYAYLSGPLGRLEGVQHVETTPFLRRVKHLTYPVAR
- a CDS encoding bile acid:sodium symporter family protein; protein product: MRRLHWPSWMPIDPYIVLLLGTVGLAALLPARGTAADVASGASTAAIAFLFLLYGARLSTREALDGLRHWRLHVTVLLCTFVLFPVFGLAARALVPTLLTQPLYQGLLFLTLVPSTIQSSIAFTSIARGNVPAAICAGSFSSLAGILLTPLLAAALLGGSGGGFSADSLVKIVLQLLVPFLAGQLLRRCEIGRGRAQRAERDGGPRAGSFITRHKKVLGLVDRGSILLVVYTAFSEGMNQGIWHQVSPARLGGLLAVEAVLLALMLVLTWYGGKALGFGRADRIAIQFAGSKKSLASGLPMAGVLFGAHASLAVLPLMLFHQMQLMVCAVLAKRRARDQEETPAASGASAAHVVQGQPQDRVLR